The proteins below are encoded in one region of Podarcis raffonei isolate rPodRaf1 chromosome 6, rPodRaf1.pri, whole genome shotgun sequence:
- the TCF15 gene encoding transcription factor 15 isoform X2, which produces MAFALLRPVAARVLYPELRLLSEEDDASEDDEEARSGGSSDASERSFGCCPGAARPPGGPVVVVKQRQAANARERDRTQSVNTAFTALRTLIPTEPVDRKLSKIETLRLASSYIAHLANVLLLGDGADDGQPCFRALCGAKGDVMEPCKQPRSICTFCLSNQRKGVT; this is translated from the coding sequence ATGGCGTTCGCGCTGCTGCGCCCGGTGGCGGCGCGCGTCCTGTACCCGGAGCTGCGCCTGCTGTCGGAGGAGGACGACGCGTCGGAGGACGACGAGGAGGCGCGCAGCGGAGGCAGCAGCGACGCGTCGGAGCGCTCCTTCGGCTGCTGTCCAGGCGCTGCCCGTCCCCCCGGCGGgccggtggtggtggtgaagcagCGGCAGGCGGCCAACGCGCGCGAGCGGGACCGGACGCAGAGCGTGAACACCGCCTTCACGGCGCTGCGCACCCTCATCCCCACCGAGCCGGTGGACAGAAAACTGTCCAAGATCGAGACGCTGCGCCTGGCGTCCAGCTACATCGCGCACCTCGCCAACGTGCTGCTCCTGGGCGACGGCGCCGACGACGGGCAGCCCTGCTTCCGCGCCCTGTGCGGGGCCAAGGGAGACGTGATGGAGCCGTGCAAGCAGCCGCGCAGCATCTGCACCTTTTGCCTCAGCAACCAGAGGAAGGGG